Proteins encoded in a region of the Chryseobacterium piperi genome:
- a CDS encoding ABC transporter permease — translation MLAIFKKELWSYFGNWSAWIIIEAFSLIATLFLFFFDNDSNIFEIGMASLQSYFVLVPWLLMFIIPALSMKTFAEEQQTGTLNWLFSQPLKVSDLVLGKFLSVWVVGILCLIPSLIYLYTVYVLGVPAGNIDLGMTLGSYIGLIMLIAAFSGVGILASSLSQNQIMAYLLGVFMCFIMYFGIEQLASYKLLGGADFILQNLGFYQHFLGFTRGLIDFKDVAYFVLIISVSLVLSNHFINKKK, via the coding sequence ATGCTTGCAATTTTTAAAAAAGAACTTTGGAGTTACTTCGGGAACTGGAGTGCGTGGATCATCATCGAGGCCTTCAGTCTGATAGCGACTCTTTTTTTGTTTTTTTTCGATAATGATTCCAATATCTTTGAGATCGGGATGGCTTCTTTACAGAGCTATTTTGTATTGGTTCCCTGGTTATTGATGTTTATCATTCCTGCACTTTCCATGAAAACATTTGCAGAAGAACAGCAGACCGGAACTTTAAACTGGCTTTTTTCACAACCTTTAAAGGTTTCTGATCTGGTATTAGGAAAGTTTCTTTCCGTTTGGGTGGTCGGGATCCTGTGCCTGATTCCTTCTCTGATTTATCTTTATACAGTGTATGTTCTGGGCGTTCCTGCCGGGAATATTGACTTGGGAATGACATTGGGAAGTTATATAGGGCTGATTATGCTTATTGCAGCTTTTTCCGGGGTTGGAATTTTAGCGTCTTCTCTTTCTCAGAATCAGATTATGGCTTATTTGCTTGGGGTTTTTATGTGTTTCATCATGTATTTCGGGATTGAGCAGCTGGCAAGTTATAAACTATTAGGCGGAGCCGATTTTATTTTACAGAATCTTGGCTTTTATCAGCACTTTCTTGGATTTACAAGAGGACTGATTGACTTTAAAGATGTAGCTTATTTTGTTTTAATCATAAGTGTTTCGTTAGTATTGTCCAACCATTTTATCAATAAAAAGAAGTAG
- a CDS encoding CopD family protein — translation MLYTIIKALHIIFMVSYFAGIFYLVRIFVYYKDTDEFAEDKKNILREQYTFMARRLWNIITVPAGVIMTICGLVMIFLNTGLMKTPWFHLKLTFLVCLAIYHYWCWKKVLQLKALNGNRLETANIKLRQANEIATFILFLVVFTVILKSAVIEYWWQLITGFFVLVFLIMMTVKLVNKNKKRNK, via the coding sequence ATGCTTTACACAATAATCAAAGCACTGCACATTATTTTTATGGTCAGTTATTTTGCGGGAATTTTTTATCTCGTTAGAATATTTGTTTACTATAAAGATACCGATGAATTTGCTGAAGACAAAAAGAATATCTTAAGAGAGCAATATACTTTTATGGCCAGAAGGCTGTGGAATATTATTACGGTTCCTGCAGGTGTTATTATGACGATTTGCGGATTGGTCATGATCTTTCTGAATACTGGATTAATGAAAACCCCGTGGTTTCATTTGAAGCTGACTTTCCTGGTTTGCCTTGCCATTTACCATTACTGGTGTTGGAAAAAAGTACTTCAACTAAAAGCGCTTAACGGAAATAGATTAGAAACTGCTAATATTAAATTAAGACAGGCGAATGAAATTGCCACGTTTATTTTATTTCTGGTAGTCTTCACGGTTATTTTAAAATCTGCAGTAATTGAATATTGGTGGCAATTAATTACCGGATTTTTCGTTCTTGTATTTTTAATCATGATGACGGTAAAACTCGTCAATAAAAACAAAAAAAGAAATAAATAG
- the kbl gene encoding glycine C-acetyltransferase produces the protein MISGKYLQNLQNELQSIENDGLYKRERIITSQQSAEIEANGKKLLNFCANNYLGLSNNPEVMKASQDMIQSHGYGMSSVRFICGTQDIHKELEAKIAQFLGLEDTILYAACFDANGGVFEPLFTEDDAIISDELNHASIIDGVRLCKAARYRYKNNNMEDLEAQLKAASEKNHRFKIIVTDGVFSMDGIVADLKGVCDLADKYDALVMVDDSHATGFIGKTGRGTHEASDVMGRVDIITSTLGKALGGALGGFTSGKKEIIDMLRQRSRPYLFSNSLAPGIVGAALKVLDMISDDTSLRDQVMENAEYFRTEMKAKGFDIPDGDAAIVPVMLYDAPLAQKMAEKLMDEGIYVIGFFYPVVPKGKARIRVQLSAAHTREQLDKAIAAFEKVGKELNVIS, from the coding sequence ATGATCTCTGGAAAATATCTTCAAAACTTACAGAACGAGCTTCAAAGTATCGAAAACGACGGACTTTATAAGAGAGAAAGAATTATTACTTCTCAGCAAAGTGCGGAAATTGAAGCCAACGGCAAAAAGCTGTTAAACTTTTGTGCGAACAATTATTTGGGATTATCAAACAATCCGGAAGTGATGAAAGCTTCTCAGGATATGATTCAATCTCATGGCTACGGAATGTCATCCGTTCGTTTTATCTGTGGAACTCAGGATATTCATAAGGAACTGGAAGCAAAGATCGCTCAATTTTTAGGATTGGAGGATACGATTCTGTATGCAGCATGTTTTGATGCTAACGGAGGAGTTTTCGAGCCATTGTTTACAGAAGATGATGCTATTATTTCGGATGAATTGAATCACGCTTCAATTATTGACGGTGTTCGTCTTTGTAAAGCGGCAAGATACCGTTATAAAAATAACAATATGGAAGATTTGGAGGCTCAGCTGAAAGCGGCTTCTGAAAAAAATCACCGTTTCAAAATCATTGTTACAGATGGGGTTTTCTCTATGGATGGTATTGTTGCTGATCTGAAAGGAGTATGTGATTTAGCAGATAAATATGATGCTCTGGTTATGGTGGATGATTCTCACGCTACTGGTTTCATTGGGAAAACAGGTCGTGGAACGCATGAAGCGAGTGACGTTATGGGTAGAGTAGATATCATTACTTCTACTTTAGGAAAAGCTTTAGGAGGAGCATTGGGAGGATTTACTTCCGGTAAAAAGGAAATCATTGATATGTTGAGACAGCGTTCACGTCCGTACTTATTTTCAAACTCATTGGCTCCGGGAATTGTAGGAGCAGCTTTGAAAGTATTGGATATGATCTCTGATGATACTTCACTTCGTGATCAGGTAATGGAAAATGCGGAATACTTCAGAACAGAGATGAAAGCTAAAGGCTTTGATATTCCTGATGGTGATGCCGCAATCGTTCCGGTAATGCTTTATGATGCACCATTAGCTCAGAAGATGGCGGAAAAACTGATGGATGAAGGAATTTATGTAATTGGTTTCTTCTATCCGGTAGTTCCTAAAGGAAAAGCGAGAATCAGAGTTCAGCTTTCTGCAGCTCATACCAGAGAACAATTGGATAAGGCTATTGCCGCTTTTGAAAAAGTGGGGAAAGAGCTTAATGTGATTTCTTAA
- a CDS encoding cupin-like domain-containing protein, which translates to MKLSSVPKVRKISSRNFQNQYMKLRLPVILEDFVDPNSPAFQKWNYDYFKEIAGNHKVNIYGSDLESLDRVASKPIAHTHFSEYLDLISTQPTEQRLFLFNLLSIKPELKNDLYYNDVTNGKILKWLPFMFFGGKGSITRNHIDIDMSHVFITQFQGIKKIWLFPWEQSDLMYKLPYNFHSLANIKEPDYNEYPALKYVKGYEAIIHPGETLYIPSGWWHYIQYETEGYSVSIRALPSSLLEKWRGFKNLVMIRHFDNAMRNLFKEKWFHFKVTKAHRKAKRGMVRISK; encoded by the coding sequence ATGAAACTATCATCAGTACCAAAAGTTAGAAAAATATCATCCAGAAATTTCCAGAATCAGTATATGAAGCTTCGCCTACCCGTTATATTAGAAGATTTTGTAGATCCTAACAGTCCTGCTTTCCAAAAATGGAATTACGATTATTTTAAAGAGATTGCAGGAAATCACAAAGTCAATATTTACGGCAGCGATCTGGAATCTCTAGACCGGGTAGCCAGCAAGCCCATCGCTCACACTCATTTTTCCGAATACCTGGATCTTATCAGCACCCAGCCTACAGAACAAAGACTTTTCCTTTTTAATTTATTAAGCATTAAACCGGAGCTCAAGAATGACCTCTATTACAATGATGTCACCAATGGAAAAATTTTAAAATGGCTTCCTTTTATGTTTTTTGGAGGTAAAGGATCAATTACCCGAAATCATATTGACATTGATATGTCACACGTATTCATCACCCAGTTTCAGGGCATCAAAAAAATATGGCTATTTCCATGGGAACAATCCGACCTGATGTACAAATTACCCTACAACTTTCACAGCTTAGCTAATATCAAAGAACCGGATTATAATGAGTATCCCGCGTTAAAATATGTAAAGGGTTATGAAGCTATTATCCATCCCGGAGAAACCCTTTATATCCCTTCCGGATGGTGGCATTACATCCAATACGAAACAGAAGGATATTCCGTATCCATAAGGGCCCTACCCTCCAGTCTGCTTGAAAAATGGCGCGGTTTTAAAAATCTTGTGATGATCAGGCATTTCGATAATGCCATGCGGAACCTGTTTAAAGAAAAATGGTTTCATTTTAAGGTCACGAAAGCACATAGAAAGGCTAAAAGGGGAATGGTAAGGATTAGTAAGTAA
- a CDS encoding M1 family metallopeptidase translates to MKGLIAKEMKSFMQKMTAPNINPNTLNYDLQYQRMDVSLDPAVYNISGSVTSHFKPNQTMSSIYFDLANSLTVSQVKYHGVNLNFQQLATKEVKIDFPASIAANVLDSLTIQYSGPPAINNNAFSTGSQNGEFILSTLSEPYGAQDWFPTKQSLNDKIDRFDFKITTPNQYSVAANGKLMSETLLSNNKKLTFWRTMYPTSAYLIALVITNFVKLNDTMGNPPFPFVNYVYPTTVNNTAVMSNIEWTKQIMNTFETYFGAYPFRNEKYGHMEFQYGGVCMEHQTMSSMSSWGKSVIAHELAHQWFGDKVTCGAWNDIWLNEGFATFGEHLANEKLLMTQAQFMSYLQDQKNYITSSPGGSTYVADANLGNQGAIFSGRLSYAKGGYIVRMLKWILGDTAFYQAIKEYHSRPNLAYSYAKTADLNASLLQSTGKDFTEFFNNWVYGEGYPTYDIRWRESSNQTITFKIAQTQSHPSVSFYEMPLPIKVNGTSGQVAYFTLNNTSNNQYFVQSVPFPVVSVEFNYEYQVLEKNSTVTKDTTLSTEDVEKNSFALYPSPAKNELYLRGLDKTADYTIYFTDGKLVKAGIYQPNSSINISELIPGVYVFKIKDRNIKFVKE, encoded by the coding sequence ATGAAAGGATTAATAGCAAAAGAGATGAAGTCTTTTATGCAAAAGATGACTGCTCCAAATATCAATCCTAATACATTAAATTATGATTTACAATATCAGCGAATGGATGTCAGTTTAGATCCTGCGGTGTATAATATTTCCGGCTCAGTAACTTCGCATTTTAAGCCGAATCAGACGATGAGCAGTATCTATTTTGATTTGGCTAACAGTCTAACGGTTTCTCAGGTTAAGTATCATGGAGTTAATCTAAATTTTCAGCAATTGGCAACGAAAGAAGTGAAAATTGATTTTCCGGCTTCTATTGCAGCGAATGTCCTTGATTCTTTAACGATACAATATTCGGGGCCACCTGCAATAAATAATAATGCATTTTCTACAGGATCTCAGAACGGAGAGTTTATTCTTTCCACACTAAGTGAACCTTACGGAGCTCAAGACTGGTTTCCTACAAAGCAAAGTTTAAATGATAAAATCGATAGGTTTGATTTTAAAATTACCACACCGAACCAGTATAGTGTAGCTGCCAACGGAAAGCTGATGTCAGAAACTCTTCTTTCCAACAATAAGAAGCTGACTTTCTGGAGAACGATGTATCCTACGAGTGCTTACCTGATAGCTCTTGTGATTACCAATTTTGTTAAACTGAATGACACGATGGGAAATCCGCCTTTTCCCTTTGTGAATTATGTATATCCAACAACAGTAAATAACACGGCTGTTATGTCTAATATCGAATGGACAAAACAGATCATGAATACTTTTGAAACCTATTTTGGAGCTTATCCTTTCCGTAATGAAAAGTATGGCCATATGGAGTTTCAATATGGAGGGGTATGTATGGAACATCAGACCATGTCTTCGATGAGCAGTTGGGGAAAATCGGTTATTGCTCATGAACTGGCTCATCAATGGTTTGGTGATAAGGTAACTTGTGGCGCATGGAACGATATCTGGTTGAATGAAGGATTTGCGACATTTGGAGAGCATCTGGCCAATGAAAAATTACTGATGACCCAGGCTCAGTTTATGAGCTATCTTCAGGATCAGAAAAATTATATTACAAGCTCTCCGGGAGGAAGTACCTATGTTGCTGATGCCAATCTGGGGAATCAGGGAGCAATCTTCAGCGGAAGATTATCTTATGCCAAAGGAGGATATATTGTCAGAATGCTTAAATGGATTTTAGGTGATACTGCCTTTTATCAGGCCATTAAAGAGTATCACTCAAGACCAAATTTAGCCTACAGCTATGCGAAAACAGCAGATTTAAATGCTTCTTTACTACAGTCGACCGGGAAAGATTTCACTGAATTCTTTAATAACTGGGTTTATGGGGAAGGATATCCCACATATGATATCAGGTGGCGGGAATCTTCGAATCAGACCATTACTTTTAAAATTGCTCAAACCCAAAGCCATCCTTCAGTAAGTTTTTATGAAATGCCTTTGCCTATCAAGGTAAACGGTACATCAGGACAGGTGGCATATTTTACGTTGAATAACACCTCAAATAATCAATATTTTGTACAATCAGTACCATTTCCTGTTGTCAGTGTAGAGTTCAATTATGAATATCAAGTGTTGGAAAAGAACTCTACGGTAACAAAAGATACAACCTTAAGCACTGAGGATGTAGAAAAAAATAGCTTTGCATTGTATCCAAGCCCGGCAAAAAATGAATTATATCTGAGAGGGTTAGATAAAACTGCCGATTATACCATTTATTTTACAGATGGAAAATTAGTGAAAGCCGGAATTTATCAGCCGAATTCATCTATCAATATCTCTGAGCTCATTCCGGGAGTATATGTATTCAAAATAAAAGACAGAAATATTAAGTTTGTGAAAGAGTGA
- the dacB gene encoding D-alanyl-D-alanine carboxypeptidase/D-alanyl-D-alanine endopeptidase, with amino-acid sequence MVNFRKYISSAAVLASGFFLAQSTVSTVLYSQAYDNQRTNLNLPAPVTSVVERTVLSAKELVDINVNTMVSDPVLKNATWGFVVYDPKTKKIISSYNENTPLVPASTTKLLTTETALNLLGENYRWMTQLEYSGSIDENGVLNGNLYVIGSGDPSLGTNKGGALSYREIISDFMSGISHEGIKKVNGDIIIQTALFKGNISRLPENVVWLENNNYYLPVGTTREINPANEKLIVKKASSFSNEKKYFYVSPYANQMVYAEKYDGEGFLTTKLPDAPAYLANTLRATMVKNGIGVTGKVSPKMTDPTPESRKMISSYKSPTLGDIIYYTNQHSDNSLAEALLKTVGFQKLGDQTSESGRIVVTSHLRENAFDINGLSYMDGSGLSRSNSVTPISQAKFLTSLMEEKYYKTYLTSLPVGGQSGTLKRMFLGTGNGQIFAKTGTLNKVKTLAGYMKTNSGKTLVFSLMVNNYAGSVDMVKKRMEKLLEPALDL; translated from the coding sequence ATGGTAAATTTCAGAAAATATATTTCAAGTGCAGCGGTATTGGCTTCTGGGTTTTTCCTTGCTCAATCTACCGTTTCTACCGTTCTCTATTCTCAGGCTTACGACAATCAAAGAACCAATTTAAACTTACCTGCTCCAGTAACTTCGGTTGTGGAGAGAACCGTTCTGTCTGCCAAAGAGCTCGTAGATATTAATGTAAACACAATGGTGTCAGATCCCGTGCTTAAAAATGCAACCTGGGGATTTGTAGTGTACGACCCGAAAACAAAGAAAATTATTTCTTCGTATAACGAAAATACGCCTTTGGTTCCGGCTTCTACCACGAAATTATTAACCACAGAAACAGCATTAAACCTGTTAGGGGAAAATTATCGTTGGATGACTCAGCTGGAATATTCAGGAAGTATTGATGAAAATGGAGTTTTAAATGGTAATCTTTATGTTATAGGAAGTGGAGATCCGTCTCTTGGAACCAATAAAGGAGGGGCTTTATCCTATAGAGAAATCATTTCAGACTTCATGAGCGGAATTTCACATGAGGGAATCAAAAAGGTAAATGGTGATATTATTATTCAGACAGCGCTTTTCAAAGGTAATATTTCAAGACTTCCGGAAAATGTTGTGTGGCTAGAAAACAATAATTATTATTTGCCGGTTGGAACCACACGTGAGATCAATCCTGCTAATGAAAAGCTTATCGTAAAGAAAGCAAGTAGTTTTTCAAATGAGAAAAAATATTTTTATGTTTCTCCTTACGCCAATCAAATGGTGTATGCTGAAAAGTATGATGGTGAAGGATTTCTGACCACTAAGCTTCCGGATGCACCTGCGTATCTTGCCAATACTTTAAGAGCAACAATGGTAAAAAACGGAATTGGTGTTACAGGTAAAGTAAGTCCTAAAATGACAGACCCGACACCGGAGAGCAGAAAAATGATCTCTTCTTATAAATCTCCGACATTAGGTGATATTATTTATTACACCAACCAGCACAGTGATAATTCTCTGGCTGAAGCCTTATTGAAAACAGTAGGATTCCAGAAACTGGGAGACCAGACTTCGGAATCAGGCAGGATAGTAGTGACAAGTCACTTAAGAGAAAATGCTTTTGATATCAATGGTCTAAGCTATATGGACGGAAGTGGCCTTTCAAGAAGCAATTCGGTGACTCCGATTTCTCAGGCTAAGTTTTTAACTTCTTTAATGGAAGAAAAGTATTATAAAACTTATTTAACTTCATTACCTGTTGGCGGACAATCGGGAACTTTGAAAAGAATGTTCCTTGGAACTGGAAACGGGCAGATATTTGCTAAAACGGGTACTTTAAATAAAGTAAAAACATTAGCAGGTTATATGAAAACCAATTCGGGAAAAACATTGGTTTTCTCTTTAATGGTAAACAATTACGCAGGATCTGTAGATATGGTGAAGAAAAGAATGGAAAAACTTCTTGAGCCGGCTCTGGATCTTTAA
- the priA gene encoding replication restart helicase PriA, with protein MRYVQIVLPLNLKGSFTYKVPDELMPVIRTGMRVLVPFRGKKIYTGIVFEIHDIEPENFVPREVISILDELPILPQEQINFWNWLSGYYLCNLGEIYRFAFPSSLKLESETYLKLKPNVTVDFENLDVNEMYLIQALEVRQLINLTDLEAFIPKKDIIKTINSLIDLQYIEIDEKIGEKYKAKEVAYVKINNSLLDNESLTAILAKLNKAPKQKDLFLLILSKQTENPDAFIKKSDLFEDGTFGHSHFKPLADKNFVEEYYLQKDRLESYEGEIEEIEELSESQKKAKIDIDEAFDEKKNVLLHGITSSGKTHIYLEKIEECVNEGKNVLFLLPEISLTKQITQRLEKKYGRKLGFYHQKLTDFEKVEVWRRIKNNDIQILVGTRNALFLPYQNLGLVIVDEEHDSAYKAREVSPYFNAKDSALVFGSFYDARVILGSATPSVESYYLARKEKMKYIFLNERFGNVQLPEYELINFKEAQDSKKVSGNFSLQLLDEIKRTLEERNQAIILHNRRGYANVLECESCGYVNYCSNCDVVMTYHKSANEMKCHYCGQRASKPRTCPKCHSENLNERGVGVEQIHEEVSKLFPDNEVDRMDVDSMRKKFAYEKLYEKIEDRETDIVVGTQMISKGLDFDHIELVAIPKADSLLYVQDFRAEERAYQLITQVSGRAGRVSGKGKILIQTFNPDHSVFQLIKMNQVSKIYYYFLKERQKFHYPPFTKLIMIELKHRKEDKVNRASQFLGSVLRKYLPEECVLGPEKSQIARINNLYQFQILLKLPRGKNYEKYKSMVLLSLKDFDEITAYQSIKKDVFVDF; from the coding sequence TTGCGATACGTCCAAATTGTTTTACCCTTAAATTTAAAAGGTTCTTTTACGTATAAAGTGCCCGATGAACTTATGCCGGTTATCCGGACAGGAATGAGGGTTCTGGTTCCATTTCGTGGAAAAAAGATTTATACGGGAATTGTTTTTGAAATTCATGACATTGAACCTGAAAATTTTGTCCCAAGGGAAGTGATCAGCATTCTGGATGAGCTCCCGATTCTGCCACAGGAACAAATCAATTTCTGGAACTGGCTTTCCGGGTATTATTTATGCAATCTGGGGGAGATTTATCGTTTTGCATTTCCTTCCTCTTTAAAACTGGAAAGTGAAACTTATTTGAAGCTGAAACCAAATGTAACGGTGGATTTTGAAAATCTGGATGTCAATGAGATGTATCTTATTCAGGCGCTGGAAGTAAGGCAGCTAATTAACCTTACGGACCTTGAAGCATTTATTCCTAAAAAGGATATTATTAAAACCATCAATTCGCTGATTGATCTTCAATATATTGAAATTGACGAAAAGATTGGAGAAAAGTACAAAGCTAAAGAAGTGGCTTATGTCAAGATTAATAACAGTCTTTTAGATAATGAAAGCCTTACGGCAATTCTGGCAAAGCTTAATAAAGCACCTAAACAAAAAGATCTTTTTCTCCTTATACTATCTAAGCAGACAGAAAACCCTGATGCTTTTATAAAAAAATCAGATCTTTTTGAAGACGGGACTTTTGGACATTCTCATTTCAAGCCGCTGGCTGACAAAAATTTTGTTGAAGAATATTATCTTCAAAAAGACCGTCTGGAAAGTTATGAAGGTGAAATTGAAGAAATAGAAGAACTTTCCGAATCTCAGAAAAAAGCGAAAATAGATATTGATGAAGCTTTTGATGAAAAGAAAAATGTCTTGCTTCACGGGATTACTTCGTCAGGAAAGACCCATATCTATTTAGAGAAAATCGAAGAATGTGTGAATGAAGGTAAAAATGTACTTTTTTTACTTCCTGAGATTTCTTTAACCAAGCAGATTACACAGCGATTAGAAAAAAAATACGGCAGAAAACTAGGGTTCTACCATCAAAAACTAACTGATTTTGAAAAGGTGGAAGTTTGGAGAAGAATTAAAAATAATGATATCCAGATTCTTGTAGGAACAAGAAATGCTTTGTTTTTACCTTATCAGAATTTAGGATTGGTTATTGTAGATGAAGAACATGATTCTGCTTATAAAGCAAGAGAAGTATCTCCTTATTTTAATGCAAAAGATTCAGCATTAGTATTTGGCAGTTTTTATGATGCCCGGGTTATTTTGGGTTCTGCGACACCTTCGGTTGAGAGCTACTATCTGGCCCGTAAAGAAAAAATGAAATATATTTTTCTGAATGAAAGATTTGGAAATGTGCAGCTGCCGGAATATGAACTGATCAATTTTAAGGAAGCCCAGGATTCTAAAAAAGTTTCAGGAAACTTCTCTTTGCAGCTTCTCGATGAGATTAAAAGGACGCTTGAAGAAAGAAATCAGGCGATCATTCTTCATAACCGGCGTGGCTATGCCAATGTTCTGGAATGTGAATCTTGCGGTTATGTCAACTACTGCTCCAATTGTGATGTGGTGATGACGTATCACAAATCTGCCAATGAAATGAAGTGCCATTATTGTGGCCAACGTGCTTCTAAACCGAGAACATGTCCGAAATGTCATTCTGAAAATCTTAATGAAAGGGGAGTTGGTGTGGAACAAATTCACGAAGAAGTGTCGAAACTGTTTCCTGATAATGAGGTAGACAGAATGGATGTGGATTCCATGCGAAAGAAATTTGCCTATGAAAAATTATATGAAAAGATAGAGGACCGTGAAACCGATATTGTTGTAGGAACTCAAATGATTTCCAAAGGGCTGGATTTTGATCACATTGAGCTTGTGGCCATTCCTAAGGCCGATTCCTTGTTGTATGTTCAGGATTTCAGAGCTGAAGAAAGAGCATATCAATTGATCACTCAGGTTTCAGGAAGAGCAGGAAGGGTATCCGGAAAAGGAAAGATTTTAATTCAGACTTTTAATCCAGATCATTCTGTCTTCCAGTTGATTAAAATGAATCAGGTCTCAAAAATCTATTATTATTTTCTGAAAGAACGTCAGAAATTCCATTATCCACCCTTCACAAAGCTCATTATGATAGAGCTGAAACACAGGAAAGAAGACAAGGTTAACCGTGCTTCTCAGTTTTTAGGATCTGTATTGAGAAAGTACCTTCCTGAAGAGTGTGTCCTGGGACCTGAAAAGTCTCAGATTGCCCGGATTAATAATCTCTATCAGTTTCAGATTTTATTAAAATTACCACGAGGTAAAAACTATGAAAAGTATAAGAGTATGGTTTTGCTAAGTTTGAAAGATTTTGATGAAATTACTGCTTATCAGAGCATCAAAAAAGACGTTTTTGTCGATTTTTAA
- a CDS encoding sulfite exporter TauE/SafE family protein yields the protein MENYILLFFIGLLAGAINAAAGGGSFITFPALIYAGVPPIQANASSTVALFPGSLASAWKFREYIRPFPNISITTMIILTLLGGCAGGLLLLYTPSTGFKLVVPWLLLIGSLAFAFGKQAGNWLRKKINIGSGLVLGAQFVLGIYGGYFGGAVGIMMMAVWALFGLSDIKVINANKTLFTGIANAVAVILFIAAGKVYWPETCTMMVATILGGYYGAHFTKKLNPVKLRMGIVIFNFVITTVFFIKTYF from the coding sequence ATGGAAAATTATATCTTGTTATTTTTTATTGGACTATTAGCCGGGGCTATTAATGCCGCTGCAGGAGGAGGTTCATTTATTACTTTTCCAGCGCTCATTTATGCCGGAGTTCCTCCTATCCAGGCTAACGCATCAAGTACAGTTGCCTTATTTCCGGGAAGTCTTGCCAGTGCCTGGAAATTCAGGGAATACATTCGTCCGTTTCCCAATATTTCAATTACGACCATGATTATCCTGACTTTATTAGGCGGATGTGCGGGCGGATTATTACTACTTTATACCCCATCTACCGGCTTTAAATTGGTGGTTCCATGGTTATTACTGATAGGCTCATTAGCATTCGCATTTGGCAAGCAGGCCGGTAACTGGCTTAGAAAAAAGATTAATATCGGTTCGGGGCTGGTATTAGGAGCCCAGTTTGTTCTAGGAATATATGGTGGTTATTTTGGTGGAGCTGTTGGTATTATGATGATGGCCGTATGGGCATTATTCGGATTGTCGGACATTAAAGTGATCAATGCCAATAAAACACTTTTTACCGGGATCGCTAATGCGGTTGCCGTAATCTTATTTATTGCAGCAGGAAAAGTCTATTGGCCGGAAACCTGTACCATGATGGTAGCAACCATTTTAGGAGGTTATTATGGTGCACATTTCACCAAGAAGCTCAACCCGGTGAAATTACGTATGGGAATCGTCATTTTTAATTTTGTTATCACTACCGTATTCTTTATCAAAACTTATTTTTAA
- a CDS encoding AEC family transporter, producing MVNFVLIGICILAGMVFKATKSIHPDAHKGINTWILYLALPAVSFKYLPKVQWTMEMLFPIVATFLIAVFSFIFMSLYSKKKGYSRRSQSTMELISGYSNTSFIGFPLISAFYGESLLSIAIICDQTMFFSLSTLGIIAAVKGGSRSGKVSAHFILKRLITFPPLVGCISALVLSQFIDFTVAEPLFDKLAATVSPLALFSVGLQLKFNGWKKLIPQMSVSMLYKLILAPALVLGLALLVGIKGDVAKITIFEAAMPTLVTSSIIAEQFRLNTKLTNLTIGFSILVGFLTSAVWYQITELIF from the coding sequence ATGGTGAATTTTGTTTTGATAGGGATATGTATCCTGGCGGGAATGGTATTCAAAGCAACAAAATCCATCCACCCCGATGCCCATAAAGGCATCAATACCTGGATTCTTTATCTGGCTCTGCCTGCGGTATCTTTTAAGTACCTGCCGAAAGTTCAATGGACAATGGAAATGCTTTTTCCGATTGTTGCTACTTTTCTTATCGCTGTTTTCAGCTTTATATTTATGTCGTTGTACAGTAAGAAAAAAGGGTATTCAAGGCGCTCGCAAAGTACTATGGAGCTGATTAGCGGCTATAGTAATACTTCCTTTATCGGCTTTCCTTTAATCAGTGCTTTTTATGGAGAAAGTCTTTTAAGTATTGCTATTATATGTGATCAGACCATGTTTTTCAGTCTTTCGACTTTGGGAATTATTGCAGCAGTAAAAGGAGGGAGCAGATCAGGGAAAGTAAGCGCCCACTTTATTTTAAAAAGACTGATCACATTTCCACCGTTAGTAGGATGTATCAGTGCATTGGTGCTTTCTCAATTTATTGATTTTACCGTTGCAGAACCTTTATTTGATAAGCTGGCAGCAACGGTAAGTCCGCTCGCTTTATTTTCTGTTGGATTACAACTGAAATTCAATGGCTGGAAAAAACTGATTCCGCAGATGTCCGTATCCATGCTTTATAAGCTGATATTAGCACCGGCTTTGGTTTTAGGATTGGCACTTTTGGTAGGAATAAAAGGAGATGTTGCAAAGATTACCATTTTTGAGGCTGCAATGCCGACGCTGGTCACTTCTAGTATCATTGCAGAACAGTTTCGTCTGAACACCAAGCTTACCAATTTAACGATAGGTTTCAGTATTCTGGTTGGGTTTTTGACTTCAGCCGTCTGGTATCAGATTACGGAGCTTATTTTTTAG